The Crocinitomicaceae bacterium genome includes a region encoding these proteins:
- a CDS encoding DUF262 domain-containing protein, with translation MTAYNLKNLFGTRIFRIPDYQRGYSWQEKQLDELWDDLEEIHIVEGEYRKHYTGTLYIEKTLPQEMEKWYSGVEFYNVVDGQQRLTTISILLFELINATQIGYAEENRDDLIKTYLYKSNLSGENRIYKFCYALTDNNYSFLLNTIYEDKKVILRQGHLNLYSKNLMLAKQFFREKIAGLEHQQKDNLFRKVTTALQFDIRTIERDLDVQAVFETMNNRGKPLSTLEKLKNRLIYLAEKLSGPPEDLVLLRRKINQAWAEIFNSLAQNPDSILDEDVFLSAHLSLYRKPKESTFSENLAEQKVFEMFCNKPEKYSSDESGKLEEPISYKKIDDYIVKLSELAPIWFKIHNSDNKIIKRILILNSSKEIKIFITAVLYKIKDDIRVNIIFEKLEKILFRNQVPGIGIMDERNPANWARDLYNNEDDANRIIDRQNELLSIPVDIQSIIRSFNALFTYVRGANGFHRWSALKYFLFEYDNYLKLVSRETNDKVLLSEFYETTIEHVIPQSFKENWQSELLSLTEVGNDERIALMQKVIINSLGNLTILKNGKNSSLGNKSWATKKERFRTGSYNEIDISSYELWTINSIIQRGTEMLKFLETKIDGLSFSESDIEKILFYEDFIINTVYNRNQNIIIN, from the coding sequence ATGACAGCATATAACTTAAAAAATTTATTTGGTACAAGGATCTTTCGTATTCCTGATTATCAAAGAGGATACTCATGGCAAGAAAAACAATTGGATGAATTGTGGGACGATCTTGAAGAAATTCATATAGTAGAGGGTGAATACAGGAAACACTATACCGGTACTCTTTATATTGAAAAAACGCTTCCACAAGAAATGGAAAAATGGTATTCAGGAGTAGAATTTTATAATGTTGTTGATGGGCAGCAAAGACTTACAACGATTAGCATTTTGTTGTTCGAGCTGATCAATGCCACACAAATTGGTTATGCAGAAGAAAATCGGGATGATCTTATAAAAACGTACTTATATAAATCAAATCTTTCCGGTGAAAACAGAATTTATAAATTTTGTTATGCGCTTACTGACAATAACTATAGTTTTTTATTGAATACAATTTATGAAGATAAAAAAGTGATTCTAAGACAGGGACATTTGAATCTCTACTCCAAAAATCTTATGTTGGCGAAGCAATTCTTTAGAGAAAAAATTGCGGGGCTTGAACATCAACAAAAAGATAATTTATTCAGAAAAGTTACGACTGCGCTGCAATTTGACATAAGAACAATTGAAAGAGATTTAGACGTTCAAGCAGTTTTTGAAACCATGAATAATCGAGGCAAACCTTTGTCGACACTTGAAAAACTGAAAAACAGATTAATTTATTTAGCAGAAAAGCTTTCAGGCCCTCCTGAAGATTTAGTGTTATTAAGAAGGAAAATCAATCAAGCTTGGGCTGAAATATTCAATAGTCTTGCACAAAATCCAGATTCAATTCTTGATGAAGATGTATTTTTATCTGCTCATCTTTCATTGTATAGGAAGCCAAAAGAATCGACATTTTCCGAGAACTTGGCAGAACAAAAGGTATTTGAAATGTTTTGTAATAAACCTGAAAAATATAGCTCAGATGAAAGTGGTAAACTCGAAGAACCAATTTCGTACAAGAAAATTGACGACTATATTGTAAAGCTATCCGAATTAGCGCCTATATGGTTCAAGATTCACAATTCAGACAATAAGATAATTAAACGAATCCTAATATTAAATAGTAGCAAGGAAATCAAAATATTTATTACTGCCGTCTTATACAAAATCAAAGACGATATTCGGGTAAATATCATTTTTGAGAAATTAGAGAAAATACTTTTTAGAAATCAAGTTCCCGGAATCGGAATAATGGATGAAAGAAATCCTGCAAATTGGGCTCGTGATCTATACAACAACGAGGACGATGCAAACAGGATAATTGATAGGCAGAATGAATTGTTAAGCATACCTGTTGATATCCAAAGCATCATCCGCTCATTTAATGCCTTATTCACGTATGTGCGCGGGGCAAATGGTTTTCACAGATGGAGCGCACTTAAGTATTTTCTTTTTGAATATGACAACTATCTGAAGTTAGTATCAAGAGAAACAAATGATAAGGTGCTTCTTTCTGAGTTTTATGAGACGACTATTGAACACGTTATTCCGCAAAGTTTCAAAGAAAATTGGCAAAGCGAATTATTATCTCTTACCGAAGTAGGTAATGATGAGAGAATTGCATTAATGCAGAAAGTAATTATAAACTCATTAGGAAATTTAACAATTCTGAAGAATGGTAAGAACTCATCACTTGGCAATAAAAGTTGGGCTACCAAAAAGGAACGATTCAGAACCGGATCGTACAACGAAATTGACATAAGCAGTTATGAGTTGTGGACGATTAACAGTATAATTCAAAGAGGTACTGAAATGTTGAAATTTCTTGAAACTAAAATTGATGGATTATCCTTTTCAGAGAGCGATATCGAAAAAATATTGTTCTATGAAGATTTCATTATTAATACAGTATATAACCGAAATCAAAATATCATAATTAATTGA
- a CDS encoding T9SS type A sorting domain-containing protein — translation MKNLYFQPILFFVLFCFNHSSIFSQCDDFEMTVTGENPTCYNYSDGAVTINATGGNGGNEYSISDSTGAIMTWYSGTPNTLVWGWYYCYVIDDMGCELFDSVYLENPGELQPIVYFTDPSSLAACDGIATVDTVLNHQGGYSGIAYFWDPGGPDGIGQNVKSDLCNEYFTLIVNDSIGCWVMAELSMGSASVTTNESESLLMIFPNPFTESTSIQIERSLIGETMFIYNQLGVLVRTLLIQNEQTTIYKEQLSPGFYYIRVGNYQGELILE, via the coding sequence ATGAAAAATTTATATTTTCAGCCGATATTATTCTTTGTGTTATTTTGTTTCAATCATTCGTCCATTTTCAGTCAATGTGATGATTTTGAAATGACCGTTACTGGTGAAAATCCTACTTGTTACAATTATTCAGATGGTGCGGTCACAATCAATGCAACCGGAGGAAATGGAGGCAATGAATATTCAATATCTGATTCGACAGGTGCAATAATGACATGGTATTCAGGAACGCCTAATACTTTGGTTTGGGGTTGGTATTATTGTTACGTCATTGATGATATGGGTTGTGAGTTATTTGACTCTGTTTATCTTGAAAATCCGGGAGAGCTGCAACCGATTGTTTACTTCACTGATCCAAGTTCATTGGCAGCTTGTGATGGCATTGCAACAGTTGATACTGTCTTAAATCATCAGGGTGGCTATTCAGGAATTGCTTATTTCTGGGATCCCGGAGGGCCGGACGGAATAGGTCAAAATGTTAAATCCGATTTATGTAACGAATATTTTACTTTGATTGTAAATGATTCAATCGGTTGTTGGGTTATGGCTGAATTAAGCATGGGTTCTGCATCTGTGACAACAAACGAATCAGAATCATTATTAATGATTTTTCCAAATCCTTTCACCGAATCAACATCAATTCAGATTGAACGAAGTTTGATTGGTGAAACAATGTTTATTTACAATCAACTTGGCGTGCTTGTAAGAACATTATTGATCCAGAATGAGCAAACAACGATTTACAAGGAGCAATTATCGCCAGGTTTTTATTATATTAGAGTTGGGAATTATCAGGGAGAACTTATCCTTGAATAA
- a CDS encoding UvrB/UvrC motif-containing protein, translating into MTEKELLAKIELFESEKAKAVANQDYEKASEIRDQIDYLNKVLEEHKKQTSAN; encoded by the coding sequence ATGACCGAAAAAGAATTGTTAGCTAAAATTGAATTGTTCGAAAGCGAAAAAGCGAAAGCTGTTGCCAATCAAGATTATGAAAAGGCCTCAGAAATACGAGATCAAATTGATTATTTGAATAAAGTTTTGGAGGAGCATAAGAAGCAAACCAGCGCTAATTGA
- a CDS encoding T9SS type A sorting domain-containing protein gives MKGKVYKYSIFFYLYVFGTMGFGQQIDSIRYSPLFPDLNDQIEVVVFMRYSNYGCIKDSSHLVDMIGNQYLGSSYTCCIPGIDAIHYDTDTFQLNPNMMIPGYVDFYYMCGYKITSDCPAFPILVSGDTIPYPSDLAWISIPVGYQLGIENTEIDLLQVYPNPVQNEINFSFGQIENAEIFIYSLDGKEILHQTILDENSIDVSGLSSGNYFIKVICERGVFSAQFVKE, from the coding sequence ATGAAAGGAAAAGTATATAAATATTCTATATTTTTTTATTTATACGTGTTTGGCACAATGGGATTTGGGCAGCAAATTGACTCTATCCGCTATTCACCTTTATTCCCAGATTTGAACGACCAAATCGAAGTAGTTGTTTTTATGCGATACTCGAATTATGGTTGTATAAAGGATAGCAGTCACCTTGTTGATATGATTGGTAATCAATACCTCGGTAGTTCCTATACTTGCTGTATTCCAGGAATCGACGCAATTCATTACGATACAGATACATTTCAACTTAATCCAAACATGATGATACCTGGATATGTGGATTTTTATTACATGTGCGGGTATAAGATTACATCAGATTGTCCGGCATTTCCAATTCTTGTAAGCGGCGATACGATTCCTTACCCTTCTGACCTTGCATGGATTTCGATTCCGGTAGGCTATCAACTGGGGATAGAAAATACTGAAATAGACTTACTTCAAGTTTATCCAAATCCGGTTCAAAATGAAATTAACTTTTCTTTTGGCCAAATTGAAAACGCAGAAATATTTATCTACTCATTAGATGGAAAAGAAATTCTTCATCAAACAATTTTAGATGAAAATTCAATTGATGTTTCAGGATTATCAAGTGGAAATTATTTTATCAAAGTTATTTGTGAACGAGGTGTTTTTTCAGCGCAGTTTGTGAAGGAATAA
- a CDS encoding protein-export chaperone SecB: MIEAKPASFSMESFRVPKFSYDEGNHMTTELKLAFMPSGVFDSTKSEFQISLNLVTHDSQNENKIICEVNSVALFKFDRQIKLEEIPPYFYQNAIAIMFPYIRAFISTLTLQANTKLLKLGLMNLSDLENPLRANTKVI, translated from the coding sequence ATGATTGAAGCAAAACCGGCATCATTTTCAATGGAATCATTCAGAGTACCAAAGTTTTCGTACGATGAAGGGAATCACATGACCACTGAGCTTAAACTTGCGTTTATGCCTTCTGGTGTTTTTGACTCAACTAAAAGTGAATTTCAAATCAGTTTGAATTTGGTTACGCATGATTCTCAAAATGAAAATAAAATCATCTGTGAAGTAAATTCTGTAGCTCTTTTTAAATTTGATCGACAAATTAAATTAGAAGAAATACCACCTTATTTTTATCAGAATGCCATTGCGATTATGTTTCCTTATATTAGGGCGTTCATAAGCACATTAACGCTGCAAGCAAACACTAAACTACTCAAACTTGGTTTAATGAATTTGTCTGATTTGGAAAATCCGTTAAGGGCAAATACTAAGGTGATTTGA
- a CDS encoding T9SS type A sorting domain-containing protein produces the protein MNNKNCIPLNRFEVQSKSTLTSLGLLLIFVLFSSFSNAQPTDVTWSFHIGNLKIIPSYPLPGEEVKVAFNIGTFQGASYENENAIINGSDIEASVCMGIYATANTEFFVDTISLGMLSEGTYNLRLIGRGDYGFTVCDDFPAIYDSAYIDTSFVVSSTNRIGESEFSINAYPNPTSDFIRLNSFTDDFFFIEVYNAAGILVLTENPQKKSNSYYEIDLRNLSPGIYHLVCVADTRRYFTKVVKQ, from the coding sequence ATGAACAACAAAAATTGTATTCCTTTAAACAGGTTTGAAGTACAATCAAAATCAACTCTTACGTCCTTAGGATTACTGCTTATTTTTGTTTTATTTTCAAGTTTTTCTAATGCTCAACCAACTGACGTAACCTGGAGTTTTCACATTGGCAATTTGAAAATCATACCCAGCTATCCGCTTCCTGGAGAAGAAGTAAAGGTGGCTTTTAATATTGGAACGTTTCAAGGAGCCAGTTATGAAAATGAAAACGCAATCATCAATGGTTCAGATATTGAAGCTTCTGTTTGCATGGGGATCTATGCGACTGCAAATACCGAGTTTTTTGTAGACACAATTAGTTTAGGGATGCTTTCTGAAGGAACTTATAATCTTCGACTAATTGGTAGGGGGGATTATGGTTTTACTGTTTGCGATGACTTTCCGGCTATTTACGATTCTGCTTATATCGATACAAGTTTCGTTGTTTCTTCCACCAATCGGATTGGCGAATCTGAATTTAGTATAAACGCATATCCTAATCCAACAAGCGATTTTATAAGACTTAATTCTTTCACTGATGATTTCTTTTTCATTGAAGTGTATAACGCAGCAGGGATTCTTGTTCTGACGGAGAATCCACAAAAAAAATCAAATAGTTATTACGAAATTGACCTGAGAAATTTAAGTCCAGGCATTTATCATTTGGTTTGTGTTGCTGATACTCGACGATATTTCACGAAAGTTGTGAAACAATAG
- a CDS encoding AAA family ATPase, translated as MNQKKILHKKDKIEDHFYAVSNYASIMTTNAAFIDAGLVFATKNGLFSQRVEMEMVECEEAYKQLILGQESKFRQVILNKAFNGEFELKDVVVEIQNDLIFSMDIHLRVVQIYSSLAATKKMNQLISELQKFQKKRPKDKPEMHVLINSMKGLDTKKMLISNPKLDITLNYNDDLAAVHQTILSSLSKRNNKGLVLLHGIPGTGKTSYVRFIISKLKHKKDIIFLPPRLANSLTNPDLIKVLISNPNSIFVIEDAEQLVLDRERNEVSPVSAILNLTDGLLSDCLNIQIICSFNTELTKVDKALLRKGRLIARYEFKPLATEKAQKLSDKLGFTKEINEPMTLAEIYNQHETDFHQVESKSRIGFVA; from the coding sequence ATGAATCAAAAAAAAATATTACACAAAAAAGATAAAATAGAAGACCATTTTTACGCAGTGTCAAACTATGCTAGCATAATGACTACAAATGCCGCATTTATAGATGCCGGTCTTGTATTTGCGACAAAGAACGGTTTGTTCTCACAGAGGGTAGAAATGGAAATGGTTGAATGTGAAGAGGCATATAAGCAATTGATTTTAGGTCAGGAATCTAAATTCAGACAGGTAATTTTGAATAAAGCCTTTAATGGTGAATTTGAATTGAAAGATGTGGTTGTTGAGATACAAAATGATTTAATCTTTTCTATGGATATCCATTTGAGAGTTGTACAAATTTATTCTTCTTTGGCCGCAACGAAAAAAATGAATCAACTGATTTCGGAATTGCAGAAGTTTCAGAAAAAACGACCGAAGGACAAACCGGAAATGCACGTACTTATAAATTCTATGAAAGGATTGGATACCAAAAAAATGTTGATCTCAAATCCTAAACTGGATATTACTTTGAATTACAATGATGATTTGGCTGCGGTTCATCAAACCATACTTTCATCCTTGTCTAAAAGGAATAACAAAGGTTTGGTTTTACTACATGGTATTCCTGGTACAGGTAAAACGAGTTACGTTCGGTTTATCATCTCAAAATTGAAACATAAAAAAGACATAATCTTTCTACCGCCTAGACTTGCCAATTCACTTACCAATCCCGATTTAATCAAGGTATTAATATCAAATCCAAATTCAATTTTTGTAATAGAAGATGCAGAACAATTAGTATTGGACAGAGAACGAAACGAAGTTTCACCAGTTTCAGCCATCCTCAATTTAACCGATGGTCTTTTGTCTGATTGTTTGAATATTCAAATAATCTGTTCATTCAATACCGAACTTACAAAAGTTGACAAAGCACTATTGCGCAAGGGAAGATTGATTGCTCGTTATGAGTTCAAACCTTTGGCAACCGAAAAGGCACAGAAACTTTCCGATAAACTTGGATTTACTAAAGAAATTAACGAACCGATGACGTTAGCCGAAATTTACAATCAGCACGAGACTGATTTTCATCAGGTAGAGAGTAAAAGTCGAATTGGTTTTGTAGCTTAG
- a CDS encoding 3'-5' exonuclease — protein MADFTAIDFETATYERSSICQVGLVSFENGVIVKEFNSLIKPPGNEYYENLIDVHGITPQDTANAPTFAQIWPEIIDYIQFRDVVAHNGFSFDFQCLDKTLAFYQLEVPPYFKFCTYKIFKSNLAELAKTYGIPLNHHDALSDARACGELFILHLTKLI, from the coding sequence ATCGCAGATTTTACAGCCATAGATTTTGAAACAGCTACTTATGAAAGATCAAGTATCTGTCAAGTTGGTTTGGTGAGTTTTGAAAATGGAGTAATTGTCAAAGAATTTAACTCCCTGATTAAACCTCCGGGAAACGAATATTATGAAAATTTGATTGATGTGCATGGTATCACTCCGCAGGACACGGCAAACGCTCCAACCTTTGCTCAAATTTGGCCAGAAATAATTGATTACATCCAATTTCGTGATGTTGTTGCGCACAATGGATTTTCATTTGACTTTCAATGTCTCGACAAAACGTTGGCTTTTTATCAATTGGAAGTACCGCCGTATTTTAAATTCTGTACATATAAAATTTTCAAAAGCAATTTGGCGGAATTAGCTAAGACCTATGGAATACCACTCAATCATCATGATGCTTTGAGTGATGCAAGGGCATGTGGTGAATTATTTATACTTCATTTAACGAAATTGATTTAA
- a CDS encoding S8 family serine peptidase, which translates to MIQLNFRAVSILIVALFSKTALSQIHHTSLEWVDRSPVVGDALYHSASIVNGGHLYVTSNVRNINGNTDIMTIKYDTNGDTLWVSTYAGSANGDDYGVDIKFLSGNIWVVGAAKNTGTGYDYCTLRYNSTTGAQTYVNNFNGAGNGDDIPTALLVESSAVYVCGGSEATNGFSDFAVNKLNFGPGGTWTKYYNYANLHDGATSIISSGTNVIVTGGSAAAVGDWDLATLKIHKLTGSMTVTRTNITGATMVEANSMTSDSLNNIYITGYAEVSGNKNIQTIKLDSNLALTWIVDYVDSYDDVANDLGVDGYGNIYVTGYTELSTGGTNFVTLKYDPAGSLLWSSFTGNGSQIETCASEKIAVTNEGESFIAGTINNGGSSNMRIVKYNTSGQEYFIREFSTDNVDYSALDIRLNGSDIYVTGVAERIDTTELTVLKYSILETSIDAVVDSAGNNPRVKGEIVVRFNPDFIIEENVNNKDKMHGELGDFVDIVLLDRISDSIGYDVSKFECYKVHPNRTTADTISISRGGHVVRLAPFYASFGIIIPPFVDDSLAKNEFTLTDGSVLFADFNAIYELHAGANDTEYQNGNHGALVATVAYPDANINIEPAWDIFVGTTSISCGVFDSGIRRMHDDISDGTFSNSSVVDGYNYITGSPILLNENSDDIGHGTAVAGIIGAWRDNSYGSVGVAGGSGTGDGVVLHDMKIFAENLSNCFPIAATSTQIAQAIVDGAISTTSGGLGQYIQNHSWGGFHNFEVEDAMQTAHENEVFIVVSSGNAESGIPGDCNFISYPAHLKDDWITQVGANDTTGARAGFSNCGSTKLDFIAPGVIQLYSPLDHEFNTFNDTHEYGNSCSKELNGTSLAAPHVAGTGALMIGYYNDDIQALSYMAPEDCEQLMQYYATDITAFPNSPGVDMETGYGRLNAGNTVQGISLPEYNILHFEFEDSTFESVYINQISYENEDVYGILPGANTPLASVLNVTKYEFIATNTHSIPSGYNLVSGWKRDALSTGYGDYSVPSGGTIVQPIHHFPNEVDVEMLTYDANSATLHGYVYEIFAFDLDSGYYIPVGWYPHDTATAVKFAYTLYIQNPNVGIDEETMDSGIDVYPNPANNMLNVSMVSSTDEISSIQLYDLGGRLIETYSFIQGSQQVSVNVEGFTNGVYFVKVLCSGKEFNEKVVICH; encoded by the coding sequence ATGATTCAACTAAATTTCAGAGCCGTCAGCATCCTAATTGTTGCACTGTTTTCAAAAACGGCATTAAGCCAAATTCACCACACCAGTTTAGAGTGGGTAGATAGGAGTCCTGTTGTAGGCGACGCCCTTTATCACTCAGCAAGTATTGTTAATGGAGGCCATTTGTATGTTACAAGTAACGTGCGAAATATTAATGGCAATACTGACATCATGACTATTAAGTATGATACAAATGGAGATACTTTATGGGTCTCAACTTATGCGGGATCTGCCAATGGTGATGATTATGGTGTAGACATCAAGTTTCTTTCTGGGAATATTTGGGTAGTTGGAGCTGCAAAAAACACAGGTACAGGTTATGATTATTGCACACTCAGATACAATTCTACAACTGGTGCGCAAACTTATGTAAACAATTTTAATGGAGCTGGAAATGGTGACGACATTCCCACAGCTTTGCTGGTGGAAAGTTCTGCGGTTTACGTTTGTGGTGGATCAGAAGCGACTAACGGATTTTCTGATTTCGCTGTAAATAAATTAAATTTTGGCCCTGGTGGCACCTGGACAAAGTATTATAATTATGCAAATTTACATGACGGAGCTACGTCAATTATTTCATCTGGTACGAATGTTATTGTGACAGGTGGCTCAGCAGCAGCTGTTGGGGATTGGGATTTAGCAACTTTAAAAATCCATAAACTTACCGGTAGTATGACAGTGACTAGAACAAATATTACTGGGGCAACGATGGTTGAGGCAAACTCCATGACATCTGACTCTTTGAATAATATTTATATTACAGGATATGCAGAAGTTTCAGGAAATAAGAATATTCAAACTATAAAATTAGACTCAAATTTGGCATTGACTTGGATTGTAGATTATGTCGATTCGTATGACGATGTTGCAAACGATCTTGGAGTCGATGGTTACGGAAATATCTACGTTACGGGCTATACTGAACTATCTACAGGTGGAACAAATTTTGTTACGTTGAAATATGACCCAGCAGGGTCACTACTGTGGTCGTCTTTTACCGGTAATGGCTCTCAAATTGAAACCTGCGCTTCAGAAAAGATTGCAGTTACCAATGAAGGTGAAAGTTTTATAGCTGGTACAATCAATAATGGAGGTTCATCAAATATGCGTATTGTCAAATACAATACATCGGGTCAAGAATATTTTATTCGAGAATTTTCTACGGATAATGTTGACTATAGTGCGTTAGACATTCGTCTTAATGGCTCTGATATTTATGTGACCGGGGTTGCTGAGCGCATTGACACAACTGAATTAACAGTTCTCAAATATTCCATTTTAGAAACGTCAATTGATGCAGTGGTTGATTCGGCAGGAAATAACCCAAGAGTTAAAGGAGAAATCGTTGTTCGTTTTAATCCTGACTTTATTATTGAGGAGAACGTGAATAATAAAGATAAAATGCATGGTGAATTAGGTGACTTTGTTGATATTGTCTTGCTTGATCGAATTTCGGATAGTATTGGCTATGATGTTTCAAAATTTGAGTGCTATAAGGTGCATCCGAATAGAACAACAGCAGACACTATATCAATTTCACGAGGGGGACACGTTGTTCGATTAGCACCATTTTATGCAAGCTTTGGGATTATAATTCCTCCATTCGTTGATGATTCATTGGCTAAAAATGAATTTACATTAACTGACGGTTCAGTTTTATTCGCTGATTTCAACGCCATTTATGAATTGCATGCTGGGGCAAATGATACGGAATATCAAAACGGAAATCATGGAGCCCTCGTTGCAACAGTTGCTTACCCTGATGCAAACATTAACATCGAACCAGCTTGGGATATTTTTGTGGGGACAACTTCTATTAGCTGTGGCGTTTTTGATAGCGGAATTAGAAGAATGCACGATGATATATCTGACGGAACGTTTTCAAATTCTTCGGTTGTTGACGGTTACAATTACATTACAGGCTCACCGATATTGTTGAACGAGAATTCTGATGACATTGGTCATGGCACTGCTGTGGCAGGTATTATTGGTGCATGGAGAGATAACTCTTATGGTTCAGTTGGAGTTGCAGGTGGATCTGGAACGGGTGATGGTGTAGTCTTACACGATATGAAAATTTTTGCAGAAAATCTGAGCAATTGTTTTCCTATTGCAGCAACATCAACTCAAATTGCGCAGGCCATTGTTGATGGGGCAATCTCAACAACCAGTGGTGGATTAGGTCAATATATTCAGAATCACAGTTGGGGTGGGTTTCATAATTTTGAAGTTGAAGATGCGATGCAAACTGCACATGAGAATGAGGTATTTATTGTCGTCTCTTCAGGTAATGCTGAGTCAGGAATACCAGGTGATTGCAATTTTATTTCTTATCCGGCACATTTAAAGGATGACTGGATAACGCAAGTTGGAGCCAATGATACCACAGGTGCACGAGCCGGATTTAGTAATTGTGGTTCAACTAAACTTGATTTTATTGCACCAGGAGTCATTCAGTTATATTCACCACTCGATCATGAATTCAATACGTTTAATGATACACATGAATACGGTAATTCTTGTTCGAAGGAACTCAACGGTACAAGTTTGGCGGCTCCCCATGTGGCTGGAACTGGAGCATTAATGATAGGGTATTATAATGATGATATTCAGGCATTGTCATACATGGCACCAGAAGATTGCGAACAATTAATGCAATATTATGCAACAGATATTACAGCATTCCCCAATTCCCCAGGTGTAGACATGGAGACAGGATATGGTAGATTAAATGCCGGAAATACTGTCCAAGGTATTTCACTACCAGAATACAACATTTTACATTTTGAATTTGAAGACTCAACTTTTGAGAGTGTTTATATTAATCAAATCAGCTATGAAAATGAGGATGTTTACGGAATACTTCCAGGTGCCAATACACCATTGGCATCTGTATTAAATGTCACGAAATATGAATTTATTGCGACGAATACGCACTCCATTCCGAGCGGTTACAATTTAGTAAGTGGCTGGAAGCGTGATGCTCTTTCAACCGGTTATGGGGACTATAGTGTGCCGTCTGGAGGAACCATAGTACAGCCAATTCATCATTTTCCAAATGAAGTAGATGTAGAAATGCTAACATATGACGCAAATTCAGCGACGTTACATGGGTATGTTTATGAAATTTTTGCATTTGATTTGGACTCTGGATATTATATACCAGTTGGTTGGTATCCTCATGATACAGCAACCGCGGTGAAATTTGCATATACACTTTACATTCAAAATCCAAATGTTGGAATAGATGAGGAAACTATGGATTCAGGTATTGATGTATATCCAAATCCAGCTAACAACATGTTGAACGTTTCTATGGTGTCTTCTACGGATGAGATTTCATCAATTCAGCTTTATGATTTAGGAGGAAGACTGATTGAAACTTATAGTTTCATCCAAGGCTCACAACAAGTTTCGGTCAATGTTGAAGGTTTTACGAATGGGGTATATTTCGTCAAAGTATTATGTTCTGGAAAAGAATTCAATGAAAAAGTCGTAATTTGTCATTAA
- a CDS encoding WYL domain-containing protein — protein sequence MSKAAYIARYALILKKLKAAPYSTIEEIKDFIDRENERMSFFDDRNQMSFSTRTFHRDKKEIRDLFGIEIGYSPSSKGYYLRQQEIENAGFLRMVESFEIFNSLNQNSGNTQYIFMENRQPKGTEHLFGILHAVKNEKCIEFLYQKFWEDDPTLRLVEPYALKEFKSRWYLIAIDRKDKRLKTFGLDRISELTILSEGFKRNLSVDINEIFRHAFGIICPTDQQPQKVVLTLDPEQGKYIKSLPIHSSQKILVDNDKELRIELLIYLTHDFFMEMLSLGSNVRVIEPKEFGKKLKTEHENSAELS from the coding sequence ATGTCCAAAGCCGCCTACATAGCCCGCTATGCTTTAATTCTAAAAAAATTGAAGGCGGCTCCTTATTCAACTATTGAAGAAATAAAGGACTTCATTGATCGAGAAAATGAACGAATGTCGTTTTTTGATGACAGAAATCAAATGTCATTTTCTACTCGGACATTTCACCGTGATAAAAAAGAAATCAGAGATCTTTTTGGAATTGAAATTGGATATTCACCTTCTTCAAAAGGTTATTATTTGCGGCAACAAGAAATTGAAAATGCCGGATTTTTGAGAATGGTGGAATCTTTTGAAATTTTCAATTCGCTCAATCAAAATAGCGGGAATACCCAATACATTTTTATGGAAAACCGTCAGCCGAAAGGAACTGAACATTTGTTCGGAATACTACATGCCGTAAAAAATGAAAAGTGTATTGAATTTTTGTATCAGAAATTTTGGGAAGATGATCCAACATTAAGACTTGTTGAACCATACGCCCTAAAAGAGTTCAAGAGCCGTTGGTATCTGATTGCTATTGACAGAAAAGACAAGCGTTTAAAAACATTTGGGTTAGATCGCATCAGTGAATTGACAATTTTGTCTGAGGGCTTCAAAAGAAATTTATCGGTTGACATCAATGAAATTTTCCGTCATGCTTTTGGTATCATTTGTCCAACCGATCAGCAGCCGCAGAAAGTTGTTTTGACTTTAGATCCAGAGCAAGGGAAGTACATTAAGTCTTTACCAATTCATTCATCACAAAAGATTCTTGTTGACAATGACAAAGAATTGCGGATTGAATTATTGATTTACTTAACCCATGATTTTTTTATGGAAATGCTTTCTTTAGGATCAAATGTACGAGTGATTGAACCCAAAGAATTTGGTAAGAAGCTGAAAACAGAACATGAAAATTCAGCAGAGTTGAGCTGA